From uncultured Bacteroides sp., a single genomic window includes:
- a CDS encoding DEAD/DEAH box helicase: MLKIIVGLTRHLNLGTLLIPYLIKKESEEIIQVEEQTTSLSLSDNSLTEAEKEIIRLSLCYSEKNLMTVYSKEKTVSGFLRKLTEEKLKENIRPYIDKKQQEIIQLIRLHNIPLYYKELGKKVLYNHSRIRLIKEDAEVFFQFELTEHSFRYSITCQAEGKPISLTDKKPVIILTNKPACIMAKDELLTFQDIEASRLMPFFNKKSVEVPASMIGKYMEQIVLPAVERFQVEASGFDIMEEPMQQKAELSIEKSVLQQPLLKLRFCYNDNSFTPEEIRQKRYARIEECDGRYRIIYYKRDYCWEELCIEQLKEWGLKQVSGSQFLLSEDTPEKSLIRWINIHKDLLQKRFELNSSESGSNYYLGEISLKQEISVKPDWFDIHIEVQIGDYHFPFFNFKKHIIKGNREFILPDGKTALLPEEWFEKYSELLALGIRQPEGIRLQKAHFKLLDELEEDRFSKELKTLRLEYKEKRECPIPPRIKATLRSYQKEGFLWMVHLRENNFGGCLADDMGLGKTLQTITMLQHLYNPSEPIVLETIPLSAPVYYADKSGQLSLFNDEQTNEFTAIAQPTEESRLNNEAMAIKETEIIVPSATGNSSTPEEASVSATEKYKATESLPASLVIVPTSLLHNWIKEIKKFSSLSCYEYSGTGRLRSKGIKRIFNHYNVILTTYGVLRNDIELLEDYPFECVILDESQVIKNPDSVTYHSVIRLKSRYRLVLTGTPIENSLKDLWAQFNFINPGMLGSSESFRDYFITPITKEGNTRIEARLQQLINPFFLRRTKEQVAPELPSLTEEVRYCEMSPEQEAIYKKEKNILRNTLMDISSKEGLQKNSFVALQGMTRLRLMANHPRMLMPDYNFSSGKMEQILEAYEMLMSEGHKVLIFSSFVKYLHLLGEAFDRNGWRYALLTGQTTDREKEIARFSNEKNIYAFLISLKAGGVGLNLTEADYVFIIDPWWNPAAEMQAVSRAHRIGQTKQVIVYRFITSDTIEEKIIKLQEKKSKLANSFITSNNPLKTFNDKEWKEFFNIL, encoded by the coding sequence ATGTTGAAAATAATAGTAGGTCTTACCCGCCATCTGAATTTAGGCACACTTTTGATTCCTTACCTTATTAAAAAAGAGTCGGAAGAAATTATACAGGTGGAGGAACAGACAACCTCTCTTTCACTGTCTGATAACTCTCTGACAGAAGCTGAAAAAGAGATTATACGGCTGTCACTTTGTTATTCTGAAAAGAATCTGATGACAGTCTATTCGAAAGAGAAAACGGTATCGGGATTTCTTCGCAAACTAACAGAAGAGAAACTCAAAGAAAATATTCGTCCTTATATTGACAAAAAACAACAGGAAATAATCCAGCTGATACGTCTCCATAATATTCCACTATACTATAAAGAATTAGGGAAGAAAGTACTCTACAATCACAGCCGGATTAGACTGATAAAAGAAGATGCCGAAGTATTCTTTCAATTTGAATTAACGGAACATTCTTTCCGTTACTCCATAACCTGCCAGGCAGAAGGAAAACCGATCAGTCTGACAGATAAGAAACCTGTTATCATCCTCACCAATAAACCAGCCTGTATTATGGCCAAAGATGAGTTGCTGACGTTCCAGGATATCGAGGCTTCCCGTCTGATGCCTTTCTTTAACAAGAAGTCAGTAGAAGTTCCTGCATCGATGATCGGGAAATATATGGAACAGATTGTACTACCTGCAGTAGAACGTTTTCAGGTAGAAGCTTCCGGTTTTGATATCATGGAAGAGCCGATGCAACAAAAAGCAGAACTATCCATCGAGAAGTCTGTGTTGCAACAACCGTTGCTAAAACTCCGGTTCTGCTACAATGATAACAGTTTCACCCCAGAAGAGATCAGACAGAAGAGGTATGCAAGAATAGAAGAATGTGATGGCAGATATAGGATCATTTACTATAAAAGAGACTACTGCTGGGAAGAACTATGCATTGAACAACTGAAAGAATGGGGATTGAAACAGGTTAGCGGTTCACAGTTCCTTTTATCAGAAGATACACCGGAGAAGAGCCTTATCCGATGGATTAACATTCATAAAGATCTGCTTCAAAAGAGATTTGAACTAAATAGCTCTGAATCTGGTTCAAATTATTACCTGGGAGAGATATCTCTGAAACAGGAAATCAGCGTAAAACCGGACTGGTTTGATATTCATATCGAGGTACAGATTGGTGATTACCATTTCCCTTTCTTCAATTTCAAAAAACACATTATCAAGGGAAACCGGGAATTTATACTTCCCGATGGCAAAACAGCCCTACTTCCAGAGGAATGGTTTGAAAAATACAGTGAGTTACTGGCATTGGGAATCAGACAACCGGAAGGTATCAGACTGCAAAAGGCTCATTTTAAGTTACTAGACGAACTGGAAGAGGACAGATTTAGTAAAGAGCTGAAAACATTACGGTTAGAGTACAAAGAAAAGAGAGAATGTCCTATACCACCAAGAATAAAAGCTACTCTTCGCTCCTATCAGAAAGAGGGATTCTTATGGATGGTTCATCTGAGAGAAAACAATTTCGGAGGATGCCTGGCAGATGATATGGGACTAGGAAAAACTTTACAAACTATTACCATGCTTCAGCATTTATATAATCCATCAGAGCCAATAGTCCTGGAGACAATTCCTCTTTCTGCCCCAGTTTATTATGCTGATAAATCAGGGCAACTCTCTCTCTTCAATGATGAACAGACAAATGAGTTTACCGCCATAGCTCAACCTACTGAAGAATCTCGCCTGAACAATGAAGCAATGGCTATAAAAGAAACTGAGATAATTGTCCCTAGTGCAACAGGGAATAGTTCCACGCCCGAAGAAGCATCTGTTTCTGCTACCGAAAAGTATAAAGCCACAGAATCTCTTCCGGCTTCACTGGTAATTGTTCCCACATCGCTCCTGCACAATTGGATAAAGGAAATAAAAAAGTTCAGTTCACTTAGCTGCTATGAATATTCTGGAACAGGCAGATTGAGGAGTAAAGGCATAAAGCGCATATTCAATCATTACAATGTGATTCTCACCACATACGGCGTACTCAGAAATGACATTGAACTGCTGGAGGATTATCCTTTTGAATGTGTTATACTGGACGAAAGTCAGGTCATTAAGAATCCGGATTCTGTTACATACCATTCGGTTATCCGACTTAAATCCAGATATAGATTAGTGCTCACCGGCACCCCTATCGAGAACTCCCTAAAAGATCTTTGGGCTCAATTTAACTTTATCAATCCAGGAATGCTGGGCAGTTCGGAGAGTTTCCGGGATTATTTTATCACGCCTATCACCAAAGAGGGGAATACCCGTATAGAAGCTCGTCTTCAGCAACTTATCAATCCTTTTTTTCTACGAAGGACCAAAGAACAGGTTGCGCCAGAGCTCCCTTCGCTTACAGAAGAGGTGCGATATTGCGAAATGTCGCCAGAACAGGAAGCTATTTATAAAAAGGAAAAAAACATTTTACGGAATACGCTGATGGATATCAGTAGTAAGGAAGGTCTGCAGAAAAATAGTTTCGTTGCACTGCAAGGAATGACCCGTTTGCGCTTAATGGCAAACCATCCCCGTATGCTAATGCCCGATTACAACTTTTCTTCAGGGAAAATGGAACAGATACTGGAAGCCTATGAAATGCTAATGAGTGAAGGGCACAAAGTACTTATCTTCTCCTCTTTCGTGAAATACCTTCATTTGCTGGGAGAAGCTTTTGATCGTAACGGATGGCGTTATGCCTTGCTCACCGGACAAACAACAGACCGTGAAAAAGAGATTGCCCGCTTCTCAAATGAAAAAAACATCTATGCCTTCCTAATTTCTTTGAAAGCCGGTGGCGTAGGTCTCAACCTGACAGAGGCGGATTATGTATTTATTATTGACCCCTGGTGGAATCCAGCAGCAGAGATGCAGGCCGTCAGCCGTGCTCACCGTATCGGGCAGACCAAACAGGTGATAGTCTATCGCTTTATTACCAGCGACACTATTGAAGAGAAAATTATCAAACTGCAGGAAAAGAAGAGTAAGCTGGCAAACAGCTTTATAACCTCCAATAACCCTCTGAAAACATTTAACGATAAAGAATGGAAAGAATTCTTTAACATTTTATAA
- the sucC gene encoding ADP-forming succinate--CoA ligase subunit beta gives MKIHEYQAKKLFSSYGIPVEQHILCHNVDEAVSAYEELNMEKVVLKAQVLTGGRGKAGGVKLVKCKTDVMNYAASMFQMKINGLPVNKILVSEAVNIDSEFYLSFSIDRKNRSVVMMLSSEGGVEIEEVAKYTPENIYRINIDPFVGMPDYLARRIAFFLFDDMDLVGQIVQILQNLYQLFIENDASLAEINPLVLTKEGNLVAVDAKMTFDDNALYRQEDICFFSEPTEEEEMELQAKAKGFSYVHLTGDIGCMVNGAGLAMATMDLIKLNEGCPANFLDIGGSSNPKKISEAMRILLQDDRLKVILVNIFGGITRCDDVANGLLKAYEEMRADIPIVVRLTGTNEEEGRALLRNSNFLVAETMNEAIRKAVNQSIKAG, from the coding sequence ATGAAAATACACGAATATCAGGCAAAAAAACTTTTTTCATCTTACGGTATACCCGTAGAGCAACATATCCTTTGTCATAATGTGGATGAAGCCGTCTCGGCTTATGAAGAGTTAAATATGGAGAAAGTAGTGCTTAAGGCACAGGTGCTTACCGGCGGAAGAGGAAAGGCTGGTGGAGTAAAACTTGTAAAATGTAAGACCGATGTTATGAATTATGCTGCTTCAATGTTTCAAATGAAAATTAATGGTTTACCGGTCAATAAAATATTAGTAAGCGAGGCAGTTAATATTGATTCGGAATTTTATCTGAGTTTTAGTATTGATAGGAAAAACCGGTCGGTTGTTATGATGTTAAGTTCTGAGGGAGGAGTAGAGATTGAGGAAGTGGCTAAATATACTCCAGAGAATATTTACCGGATTAACATTGATCCTTTTGTTGGAATGCCTGATTATTTGGCCAGAAGAATTGCTTTCTTTTTATTTGATGATATGGATCTGGTTGGTCAGATAGTGCAGATCCTGCAAAACCTTTATCAGTTGTTTATTGAAAACGATGCGTCACTTGCAGAAATCAATCCGTTAGTGTTGACAAAAGAGGGAAACCTGGTAGCTGTTGATGCAAAGATGACTTTCGATGATAATGCACTATATCGTCAGGAAGATATTTGTTTCTTTTCTGAACCCACAGAAGAGGAAGAAATGGAGCTGCAGGCAAAAGCCAAGGGATTCAGTTATGTGCATCTTACCGGTGATATAGGGTGTATGGTAAATGGAGCAGGGCTGGCTATGGCAACAATGGATCTGATTAAACTCAATGAAGGCTGTCCTGCCAATTTTCTGGATATTGGCGGTAGTTCGAATCCTAAAAAAATATCTGAAGCAATGAGAATCTTGTTGCAGGACGATAGGCTGAAGGTGATCCTGGTGAATATATTTGGAGGAATTACTCGCTGCGACGATGTGGCTAATGGCTTGTTGAAAGCTTATGAAGAGATGCGTGCTGATATTCCAATCGTTGTGCGTCTTACTGGCACTAATGAGGAAGAAGGCCGGGCATTACTCCGCAATTCTAACTTTCTGGTAGCTGAAACTATGAACGAAGCAATCCGAAAGGCTGTAAATCAATCAATAAAAGCAGGTTAA
- the sucD gene encoding succinate--CoA ligase subunit alpha produces MSILINESTRLVVQGITGRDGYFHAIKMKAYGTNVVAGTSPGKGGTHIDNIPVFNTMYEAVDQTGANTSAIFVPAAFAADAIMEAADAGIGLIICITEGIPTLDIIEAYNYVQQKGAILIGPNTPGVISPGKSMVGIMPSQIFKKGGVGVISRSGTLTYEVVSHLTSKGLGQSTAIGIGGDKVVGLYYRELLELFEKDKETQSIVLIGEIGGNAEERAAEFIRWEITKPVVAFIAGQFAPPEKQMGHAGAIISSGDGTAEEKIAAFEAAGVAVAKEPSLIPKLIVESQLKKIKE; encoded by the coding sequence ATGAGTATTCTTATCAATGAATCAACCCGTCTGGTTGTACAGGGTATCACTGGGAGAGACGGATACTTTCATGCCATAAAGATGAAAGCTTACGGAACCAATGTAGTGGCTGGCACTTCCCCCGGAAAAGGAGGTACTCATATAGATAATATTCCTGTGTTTAACACCATGTATGAGGCTGTGGATCAAACAGGAGCGAATACTTCAGCTATTTTTGTACCTGCCGCCTTTGCTGCGGATGCCATTATGGAAGCTGCGGATGCAGGTATTGGACTGATTATTTGCATAACTGAAGGAATACCTACACTGGATATTATTGAAGCATATAATTATGTTCAGCAGAAAGGGGCTATACTTATCGGACCAAATACTCCCGGAGTAATTTCTCCGGGGAAAAGTATGGTGGGTATTATGCCTTCTCAGATATTTAAAAAAGGAGGGGTAGGAGTAATTAGCAGAAGCGGCACATTGACTTATGAGGTTGTTTCTCATCTTACTTCAAAAGGTTTGGGACAATCTACTGCTATTGGAATAGGAGGCGATAAGGTAGTGGGACTCTATTACCGCGAGCTTCTTGAATTGTTTGAAAAGGACAAAGAAACGCAATCTATTGTTCTAATTGGAGAAATTGGTGGAAATGCGGAAGAAAGGGCTGCAGAATTTATTCGTTGGGAGATTACTAAACCTGTAGTTGCCTTTATTGCAGGACAATTTGCTCCGCCGGAAAAACAGATGGGACATGCCGGAGCAATTATTTCAAGTGGCGATGGAACTGCTGAGGAAAAGATTGCAGCTTTTGAGGCTGCTGGTGTTGCAGTGGCAAAAGAACCCTCTTTAATACCTAAACTGATTGTAGAAAGTCAGTTAAAGAAAATCAAGGAATAG
- a CDS encoding PLP-dependent transferase, protein MKEISFESQVLHTPFEKEDAYHSLSMPVYNTAAYEFDSAEAMEAAFCGYTSDHAYSRITNPTVQNFENKIRVVTEAFSVTALNSGMAAISNALITVAYSGANIITSAHLFGNTYSFLKNTLGAFGVEARFCDLTNPEEVSSQVDENTCAIFLEVITNPQLEVADLKKLSAIGKEKGVPLIADTTVVPFNIFKAKDFGVDIEIVSSTKYISGGATSIGGLILDYGTFDWKRSSKLADMTTQFGNGTFTAKLRKEIHRNLGAYMTPQVAYMQTLGLETMEVRYERQTQTCLELAKRLQSLKEIESVNYTGLKESPFYKISNAQFGSYPGAMFTFNLSSKEACFSFMNKLKLIRRATNLFDNKTLAIHPASTIYGTFTEEQRQSMDVSSKTIRLSLGLESVDDLFNDIKQALSQEIF, encoded by the coding sequence ATGAAAGAAATTAGTTTTGAATCCCAGGTGCTTCACACGCCTTTCGAAAAAGAAGATGCTTACCACTCCTTGTCTATGCCGGTTTACAACACGGCTGCTTATGAATTTGACTCAGCGGAAGCAATGGAAGCTGCCTTTTGTGGGTACACTTCCGATCATGCATACTCGCGTATTACCAATCCGACCGTACAAAACTTCGAAAACAAAATACGTGTTGTAACCGAGGCTTTCAGCGTTACTGCCTTGAATTCAGGTATGGCTGCAATCAGCAACGCTTTAATAACTGTGGCATACTCTGGAGCAAACATAATCACCTCTGCCCACCTGTTCGGCAATACTTATTCTTTTTTAAAGAATACATTGGGAGCTTTCGGGGTTGAAGCACGATTCTGCGACCTGACTAATCCGGAAGAGGTTAGTTCACAGGTGGATGAAAATACCTGCGCTATTTTTCTGGAAGTAATAACCAACCCTCAGCTGGAAGTGGCTGATCTGAAAAAACTTTCTGCTATTGGAAAAGAAAAAGGTGTTCCTTTAATAGCTGATACCACAGTTGTTCCATTTAATATATTCAAAGCTAAAGACTTCGGAGTGGATATTGAAATTGTATCCAGCACAAAATATATTTCTGGTGGAGCTACCAGCATTGGCGGACTTATTCTCGATTATGGAACCTTTGACTGGAAACGGTCAAGCAAGCTGGCAGATATGACTACCCAATTCGGGAATGGGACTTTTACAGCAAAATTGCGTAAAGAAATTCATCGTAATCTGGGTGCTTACATGACTCCACAGGTAGCCTATATGCAAACGTTGGGATTAGAAACTATGGAAGTGCGCTACGAACGTCAGACACAAACCTGTCTGGAACTCGCCAAACGCCTGCAATCTCTCAAGGAAATTGAATCCGTAAACTATACCGGATTGAAAGAAAGTCCTTTTTATAAGATCAGCAATGCACAGTTCGGATCTTATCCTGGTGCCATGTTTACTTTTAATCTCTCCTCAAAGGAAGCTTGCTTTAGTTTTATGAATAAGCTAAAGCTAATCCGCCGTGCCACCAACCTATTCGATAATAAAACATTGGCTATTCATCCTGCCAGCACCATATATGGTACCTTTACAGAAGAACAACGCCAAAGCATGGATGTGAGTTCCAAAACCATCCGTTTATCATTGGGATTGGAAAGCGTAGATGATTTGTTTAATGATATTAAACAGGCATTAAGCCAGGAAATCTTTTAG
- the rny gene encoding ribonuclease Y yields the protein MNVIIASILCFIVGGSLSYVLFRYALKSKYESTIKEAQVEAEVIKKNKLLEVKEKFLNKKADLEKEVAIRNQKIQQSENKLKQRELVLNQKQEEIQRKKAEAEAVKENLEIQLGIVDKKKEELEKLQHQEREKLETLSGLSAEEAKNRLVESLKEEAKTEASSFINDIMDDAKLTANKEAKRIVIQSIQRVATETAIENSVTVFHIESDEIKGRIIGREGRNIRALEAATGVEIVVDDTPEAIVLSAFDPVRREIARLALHQLVTDGRIHPARIEEVVAKVRKQVEEEIIETGKRTTIDLGIHGLHPELIRIIGKMKYRSSYGQNLLQHARETANLCSVMASELGLNPKKAKRAGLLHDIGKVPDEEPELPHALLGMKLAEKFKEKPDICNAIGAHHDETEMTSLFAPIVQVCDAISGARPGARREIVEAYIKRLNDLEQLAMSYPGVTKTYAIQAGRELRVIVGADKIDDKATESLSGEIAKKIQDEMTYPGQVKITVIRETRAISFAK from the coding sequence ATGAACGTAATAATAGCATCGATTTTATGCTTTATCGTGGGAGGATCTCTTTCTTACGTTTTGTTTAGATATGCTCTAAAGTCAAAGTATGAAAGCACCATTAAGGAAGCGCAGGTAGAAGCTGAAGTTATAAAAAAGAACAAGCTTCTGGAAGTTAAGGAAAAGTTCCTGAATAAAAAGGCAGATCTGGAAAAAGAGGTCGCCATCCGTAACCAAAAGATACAACAGTCTGAAAACAAGTTAAAACAGCGTGAACTTGTTTTGAACCAGAAACAAGAAGAAATACAGCGAAAGAAAGCGGAAGCGGAAGCTGTGAAAGAAAATCTTGAGATTCAACTAGGTATAGTGGATAAGAAGAAAGAAGAACTGGAAAAGCTGCAACATCAGGAAAGAGAAAAACTGGAAACTTTATCAGGTCTTTCTGCCGAAGAAGCAAAAAACCGTTTGGTAGAATCACTGAAAGAGGAAGCCAAGACAGAGGCATCTTCTTTCATTAACGACATCATGGATGATGCCAAACTTACTGCCAACAAGGAAGCTAAGAGAATTGTGATTCAGTCTATCCAAAGAGTAGCTACTGAAACAGCCATAGAAAATTCAGTAACGGTATTCCACATTGAAAGCGATGAAATAAAAGGTCGTATCATTGGACGTGAAGGCCGTAACATCCGTGCTCTTGAAGCTGCTACCGGTGTGGAAATTGTCGTAGACGATACCCCTGAAGCAATTGTATTATCGGCATTTGACCCGGTTCGCCGTGAAATTGCCCGCCTTGCTCTTCACCAATTGGTTACCGACGGGCGTATTCACCCTGCTCGCATTGAGGAGGTGGTTGCAAAAGTTCGCAAACAAGTGGAAGAAGAAATTATTGAAACAGGTAAACGTACTACCATTGACCTGGGTATTCACGGATTGCATCCTGAATTAATCAGAATTATCGGTAAAATGAAATATCGTTCTTCATACGGACAGAACTTATTACAGCATGCACGCGAAACAGCTAATCTTTGTTCAGTAATGGCTTCCGAACTGGGACTTAATCCAAAGAAAGCAAAACGTGCCGGATTGTTGCATGATATTGGTAAGGTGCCTGATGAGGAACCAGAATTGCCACACGCACTGCTGGGTATGAAACTTGCTGAGAAATTTAAAGAAAAACCGGATATCTGCAATGCAATTGGCGCTCATCATGATGAAACAGAAATGACCAGCCTCTTCGCTCCTATTGTTCAGGTTTGTGATGCTATCTCCGGAGCTCGTCCGGGAGCACGTCGTGAAATTGTGGAAGCTTACATCAAACGTCTCAACGATCTGGAACAATTGGCTATGTCTTATCCAGGTGTGACAAAGACTTATGCTATTCAGGCAGGTCGCGAACTTCGCGTAATTGTAGGTGCAGACAAGATTGACGATAAAGCTACAGAAAGCTTATCTGGCGAAATTGCTAAAAAGATTCAGGACGAAATGACTTATCCTGGACAGGTGAAAATAACCGTTATCCGTGAAACGCGTGCAATCAGCTTCGCTAAATAA
- a CDS encoding cell division protein ZapA, translated as MNDKIKINLQIADEPFTMTINRDEEELFRKAAKQVNDRMNVYRSMYKPSGIPGAKTYGPKDFLAMVAFDFACNNLKLEDRNDTSPFTNKIEELTQELEEHFRKE; from the coding sequence ATGAACGATAAGATAAAAATAAACCTGCAGATAGCAGATGAGCCCTTTACAATGACCATTAATCGTGATGAGGAAGAGTTGTTTAGGAAAGCGGCCAAGCAGGTAAACGATAGAATGAACGTATATCGTTCCATGTATAAACCATCCGGAATTCCGGGAGCCAAAACATATGGTCCTAAAGACTTTTTGGCAATGGTTGCTTTTGATTTTGCATGTAATAATCTAAAATTGGAAGACAGGAACGATACATCGCCTTTTACTAATAAGATTGAAGAACTAACGCAAGAATTAGAAGAGCACTTCAGAAAAGAGTAA
- a CDS encoding nucleosidase — MLKVLITHAVNDELITVNLSGCEVKYVRTGIGKVKATIRLMNALAQERPDVVINIGTAGTVDHNVGEVFVCRHFIDRDLQKVGCLNLEHETDSSSLLEKKGYCCDWKCEGVCNTGDSFLTETADSHGDVFDMEAYAQAQVCQMKNIPFIAVKYVTDKIGENSIKHWEDKLADARKGLSDFLNNRSLI, encoded by the coding sequence ATGCTGAAAGTCTTGATAACTCATGCTGTGAACGATGAGCTGATCACGGTAAATCTGTCTGGTTGCGAGGTAAAATACGTCCGTACAGGCATTGGGAAAGTAAAAGCGACTATCCGTTTGATGAATGCCTTGGCACAGGAACGTCCGGATGTAGTGATTAATATTGGAACTGCTGGTACGGTGGACCACAACGTGGGCGAGGTATTTGTATGCCGTCACTTTATAGACCGGGATCTGCAGAAGGTGGGCTGTCTCAACTTGGAGCATGAAACCGATTCTTCTTCTTTGCTTGAAAAAAAAGGATATTGCTGCGACTGGAAATGCGAGGGCGTATGTAATACGGGGGATAGTTTTCTTACGGAAACGGCTGATTCACATGGAGATGTGTTCGATATGGAAGCCTATGCTCAGGCACAAGTGTGTCAAATGAAAAATATTCCTTTCATTGCAGTGAAATATGTAACAGATAAAATTGGTGAAAACTCCATTAAGCACTGGGAAGATAAGCTGGCTGATGCCCGTAAGGGACTGAGTGATTTCCTGAACAACCGTTCATTGATCTGA
- a CDS encoding uracil-xanthine permease family protein: MDNNKQLSAFHKTIVGVQFLFVAFGATVLVPLLVGLDPSTALCTAGIGTLIFHLVTKGKVPIFLGSSFAFIAPIIKATELYGLAGTLSGLVAVGLVYGLMSAVIAWRGTSFIRTLFPPVVIGPVIILIGISLCSSGVNMAKENWVLAISSLATAVLVTLLGKGLLKLIPIFCGIVVGFVIALIFYGLDFTLVINAPWFALPKFVTPVFSWEAILFMAPVAIAPIIEHIGNIYAVNDVAGKDFVKDPGLHRTMLGDGLACIVAGTLGGPPVTTYSEVIGAMSLTKITSPAVIRIAAITGIVFSLIGKISALLKTIPNAVLGGIMMLLFGMIASVGINNLIQSRTNLSDPRNIIIVSLTLTFGIGGAVFQFGNFSMTGIGLAAVLGVILNLILPKERKQEEAAK; encoded by the coding sequence ATGGACAATAACAAACAACTGAGCGCATTTCATAAGACAATAGTCGGCGTTCAATTTCTTTTTGTGGCATTCGGAGCTACAGTGTTAGTTCCACTGCTGGTAGGGCTCGACCCCTCAACAGCACTTTGCACAGCAGGAATAGGCACTTTAATCTTTCATTTAGTCACGAAAGGTAAAGTACCTATTTTTTTAGGGAGCAGCTTTGCCTTTATCGCACCAATCATTAAAGCTACAGAACTATACGGATTAGCCGGAACACTTTCCGGACTGGTTGCGGTTGGTTTAGTTTACGGCTTAATGAGTGCAGTAATAGCCTGGAGAGGCACAAGTTTTATTCGCACTCTCTTTCCTCCTGTGGTTATTGGTCCTGTAATTATCCTGATTGGTATCTCGCTATGTAGTTCAGGTGTAAATATGGCAAAAGAGAACTGGGTACTTGCAATAAGTTCACTGGCTACAGCCGTACTGGTTACACTCCTTGGAAAAGGATTATTAAAATTGATTCCTATCTTTTGCGGAATCGTAGTTGGATTTGTTATTGCATTAATCTTCTACGGTTTGGATTTCACTTTGGTGATCAACGCTCCCTGGTTTGCCCTTCCTAAATTTGTTACTCCAGTGTTTTCCTGGGAAGCAATCCTGTTTATGGCACCAGTTGCCATTGCACCTATCATTGAACACATTGGTAATATCTATGCTGTAAATGACGTGGCCGGAAAAGATTTCGTAAAAGATCCGGGATTACATAGAACAATGCTTGGAGACGGACTGGCTTGCATAGTAGCAGGAACATTAGGAGGACCTCCAGTAACAACCTATTCAGAAGTGATTGGCGCTATGTCTCTGACTAAAATTACAAGTCCGGCAGTTATTCGAATTGCAGCAATTACAGGTATTGTATTCTCTCTGATTGGAAAAATCAGCGCATTATTGAAAACTATTCCAAATGCTGTACTGGGAGGAATCATGATGCTATTGTTTGGTATGATCGCTTCTGTGGGTATTAATAATTTAATTCAGTCAAGAACTAATTTAAGTGATCCCCGTAACATCATTATCGTATCGCTGACCTTAACTTTTGGTATCGGTGGAGCAGTTTTCCAATTTGGAAACTTTTCCATGACAGGCATTGGATTGGCAGCTGTACTGGGGGTAATACTAAATCTGATACTTCCCAAAGAAAGAAAACAAGAAGAAGCCGCAAAATAA
- a CDS encoding P-II family nitrogen regulator, producing the protein MKKIEAIIRKAKFSDVRKALREADIEFLSWWDVKGQGNARQGLIFRGVAYDISAIDRICISFVVRNINLDKSIDAILKAAFTGESGDGRIFISSIDESIRIRTGDRGDESLYDKDKK; encoded by the coding sequence ATGAAGAAAATTGAAGCAATTATTCGTAAGGCAAAATTCAGTGATGTACGTAAGGCATTACGTGAGGCCGATATCGAATTCTTATCATGGTGGGATGTAAAAGGTCAGGGTAATGCCCGCCAAGGTCTTATATTTAGAGGTGTAGCATATGATATCAGTGCAATTGATCGTATCTGCATTTCATTTGTAGTCAGAAATATTAATCTGGATAAATCAATTGATGCCATATTGAAAGCTGCTTTTACTGGAGAAAGCGGTGATGGAAGAATCTTTATTTCAAGTATTGATGAGTCAATACGTATACGTACCGGAGATAGAGGAGACGAATCTCTGTATGACAAAGATAAGAAATAA